The genomic DNA CTGCTGAAAGATTTTAGATACGACGATTTTTAAGCCTAGTCAATGACTCAGGCTTTTTATTTTTGCCTTGTTTAGCTTGTTAAGGCGTTAAAGACAAACTGCTCCATCGTGGTCGTTGCCACGTTAAAACTCGAAAGGATGAAGAAAAATGAAAAGAGAACAATTAAAAGAACTAGGTTTGACAGATGAGCAAGTTAATTCAGTCATGGGATTGCATGGCCAAACTGTTAACGATTTAAACAAGAATCTTTCTATTGCAGAGCAAGAGCGTGATCAATTTAAAGAACAACTAAACTCAAATCAAACTGAGTTGGATGCACTGAAAGAATCAGCTAAAGGCAATGAAGATTTAACCCAACAGCTTGCCGAATTACAAAACAAATTTGATGCTGTCAAATCTGATTCTGAAACAAAACTTGCTGAACAACAAAAAGACTTTGCCATCAAATTAGCTCTAAAGGAAGCAAATGCGCTTGATGAAAACATTGTTTTGAATCTGTTAGATCGAGAAACAATCAAAGTCACAGATGATGGCTTGCAAGGTTTTGAAGAACAATTAAAAAGCTTGCAAGAAAATAAAGGATTTTTATTCCAACAAACCAATCCAAATGACAAATCTACACCAACAATTGTAACTGGTGGAAATCCTACGGGTAGTGGACAAATTACAAATGAAGAAAAAATGGCCCAAGCCTTGGGTCTCAAAACTAATGAATAATTGGAGGAATTAAGACATGGCTATTAACTACGCAAAGAAAAATTCAGGTTTATTTGATCAAAAATTAACACAAGAAACATTGACATCTTTAATTGAAACACCAAATGTAAATTGGACTGGTGCCAAATCTTTTGAAGTAACAACACTATCTACCACAGGATTTAAGAATCACTCACGTAGTAAAGGCTTTAATACTGGCTCATATTCAAATGACAAAGAAACATATACTTTAGGTTTTGATCGTGATATCGAATTTTATGTAGACACGATGGATGTGGATGAAACAGATCAAGATTTAGCAGCTGCAAAAATTTCAAATACATTTATTACTGAAGAAGCTGGACCCGAAGTAGATGCTTATCGTTTCTCTAAGATGGCAACTGAAGCAATTAGTAATAAAAAGACAGATTCAGAAATTTTAACTGTAGATAATGTTTACTCGAAACTAAAAGCGGCTATTTTACCAATTCGTAAATATAAACCACAGAATATTATCACTTACGTTTCATCAGAAACAATGGATCTTTTAGAACGTTCTAAAGAATTTAATCGCAATATTACAAATCAGAATGTTGGAGTGACTGCATTAGAATCGCGAGTAACTTCTATTGATGGTGTTACTTTAGTAGAAGTATGGGATACGGAGCGTTTTGCAACAAAATTTGATTTTACAGAAGGATTTGTTAAAGCTGATGATGGGTTAGACATCAACTTTTTGGTAGTTGCTAAACCTGCGGTAATTGCTAAAGCAAAACATAATGCAGTATTTCTATTCGCTCCTGGTGATCATACTAATGGAGACGGATATTTATATCAAAATCGTTTATATCATGATTTGTTTGTCTTAAAACAACAAAAAGATGGTTTATATGTTTCTACTAAGCCAGCAGCTACACAGGAGGGATAATATAAAGATGATTAAATTGGAAAAAGCTAATATGGTTTATAGAGTACAAAAAGATAGTGATTTTCATAAAGAACTGTTAGCAAAAGATTTTAAAGAAGTAACTGAAAACAGTGACGAAGCTAAAGAAAATAATAAAGAAGACAAAGAAAATAAGGGTAAGAAGCAAAAATAGGGAGGCGCTAATGCCTCCTTTAGTAGGAGGGGCATATGACATATATAGACTTTGAAGAGTTCAAAAAATTGTCTGGAAAAACTGATGATTTCAAATCGTCCTTTGACAAGTATTTATTAAAAGCATCTGCCATTTTGGATAATGAAACAAACTACTTCTACCGATTTCATAATATTAAAGATGATCCTATTGATTTTCGTGTTAACCAATTCAAATTAGCTCTTTGCGCTCAAATTATCTATTTTGATGAGGTTGGAGGGGATACTTATCACAGTATAAACAAAACTCCACAAAGTTTTTCTGCTGGTCGTACGAGTATCTCTAATAAGTCGTCAGAAAATGGTGGGGATACATCTTTGTTATCTGAAGATGTGTACGTCTATCTTGAAGGTACAGGACTTTTATATCGAGGTGTTCCCTCATGTTAATGCCAAAACCTCCAATAGATTTTTTAATTGATTCTTTTATTTATAAAGAATATCTAGGGGAAGGCGACTGGAATAAACCAATTTATGAAGAAGGAAAAGAGATCTCCTTTTGTCGTATTGATAGGGGGAGCCAATACTCCTTTTCATCAAATGGAAAACAGCTTCTTTATAACGCTGTGATTTTTTGTTATAAAGGTTTAACTGATCCCTTGCCGAAGTTTAAAGAACAATCAATTGTCGTCTATGATGGCCAAGAACATGTTATTACCAAAATTGACATAGTAACTGAAGCATATTCAAGCGATGTTTATTCTTATGAGTTGGAGGTAGTCTGATGGGGATAAGTGTTGATTTAACTGGAGTAAGAGCCAAAGTTAGCGCACAGGCTATGAAAAGAGGTAAGTATGCTGTAGCAAATCAAGCAATGTCAGATATGAATCCATTTGTACCAAAAAAGGATAATACACTTAGACAAAGCGCTCATATTAATAATTCTGGTAGTGCGATTTTGTATGAAACAAAATATGCGAAGCGTCAATTTTATCTAAATGGTAAAAAATATACGACACCAGGAACTGGTCCAAGATGGGATTTAAAAGCGAAATCTTTGTATATGCCTTCTTGGGAAAAAGCATATCTGAAAGGGGCTGGAATAAAATAATGGATTTTATTGATCGAATAAAAGATAAAATTAATAGTATTCCTGATATCCCAATAAAAATAAAAAAGGGGTATCTTTCAGCAGTTGAGAGTTTAGTCATTTATCCATTACCTGGTGGTCAAGTTCTAACGGAATACTATAATGGTGTGAAGGATGAACAACTAAACTATGAAATTGCCATGAAGTCACAAGACGGTTCTAAGATTGAACAAACGCTGTGGCTTATATCTGATTCATTAGAAAGAATCAGTGAAATCACTAGTTCTGATGGGTCTTTTGAATTTAACGATTTAACTATAACGAGCAAACCTTTCATCAATGATGCGGATGAACAAGGTTGGTTCGTTTTTTTATTGGATTTTCAAACAAAATTAACCACATTTGAGGGGGAAAATAAATGAGACGGAAAAATGCCTTACAAGCTTATTTTATTCAATTAATTACAACTACAAATGCAGATGCACCAACCGAAGACGGATGGTTAGAACTGGCAAAATGGATTTCTAATGTCGATGATAATTCAAATGAAGAATCTGAAACTACCGGATATTATGATGGAAATGGAGAAGGTGAAACCGACGTTACCTCTCATCAGCTAGGTTATTCATTTACTGGGTTATATGACGAAGAAAACGAAGCGATGGCAGCGATCGAAAATATGATCGGTAAATCTGGTGATGCTCGAAAAGTATGGTTCAAAGTTGTAAATGCCTCAGGCACAAAACAGCGTATCGGAAAGGCAACTGTCACTGAGCCAGTAGCACAAGTCGGAGATGCAACAGCTTATGGTGATTTCTCTTGCGGTATTGCTTTTGATAGCACACCAGAAGCTGAGGAAGTGCCATCAACTTCTACACCCTCATAAGCCCCAGAACGTAACTGGGGGATTTAATGAAGATGGATCAATTACATTAAATTGGGATAGCGTGAACGAAGCACAAGCTTATGTCGTTCATTATGGCGGTGCTAACCAATCTGATCCTAACGATGCTACATTTATGGGATATTCAGAAAAGAATACATGGACATTAGCTGTAGTCGATATTCCTACTCTAAATGACGGAGAAAAGATTTATTTCTACGTACAAGCTTTCAATGAAAAAGGTGTAGGAAAAGACGATATTGAAAAAGCCGCTTACTTAAATGAAAATTCCTTGGGGTCGGCTTGGTCTGATGCTGTTGTTCTTGTACAAACTCCCTAAGGCGCCCCAAAATCTGACAGCCGTTTATGATGCAGAGAAAATGACTGTCACTGTAACTGCGGACTGTCCAGATGGGGCGACTAGTGGAAGAGCGTATAAAGACAGTCGAGATTTTGGAACTGCTTATATTGTGGAAGGTAAGGTTACTAAAACATTTGCAGAAATATCAGAAGGAGACACTCATGTTTATGGCTTGAGTGTCTTTTTTGATGATTTGGAATCTGAAATAGCTGAAATTGAATTCACAGCAATCGTTGAAACAAAAATACTGACGGTTGATGAATATATACCAGGAACAAGCACATATGTAACAGGTACGTATCAAGGAACGTTAGCTGAAAAAATAGGCTTATATGTTGACGAGACTCATGTCTATTCTGTACCGCTTATAAAGAGTGAATATCCAAAATTTAAATATTATAAGAATAATTTAACGGTCACTGAAAAGGTTCAAGTATACCTAGCGGATGAAAACGACAACGAGCTAGTTAGAGCAGATGTGCCAATTGTAGAAAAATAAAATAGGAGAGAGACTCTCTCTTTTTTAGGAGGATGTTATGAGTAATAAACTATCATTTCAATTAGAAAAAAAAGGATTTCCAGTTAAAATTGGAGAATTAGAATTTTTCTTCGGAACAACAACAGAAGAATTAACGCGTTTCTTTGATGTTCAATCTGAGTTTGATGAGAGAGCGAAAGAATTAAAAAATCAACTGAAACAAATCAAAAATACTGACAAACCAGATAAAGAAGATACTCTTCAAATTCTTCGTATTTCTAAAGAATTGGCAAAAGCAGAATATGATGCCCTTTTAGGTGAAGGCTCTTTTGAAAAAATTTATTCTGTCTATCGTGATGTTGAACAATTAATTGATTTATTTGATCCAATTTCTTTTGAAGTTGCTGAAGCAATCGAAAAAGAAGCAGTAAAACGAAAAGACAGTATTACTAAGAAGAAATCTGAGTTAATGAAGAAGAGAGCTTTGAAAAATAAAAAAAAGAAGTAGGTGATTAGATGCGGTTAAATGATCCGTTGGTCACCGAAATAAAATTTGATGGAAATGAGTATCCAATTAATTTGGCTTTTGATAATGTGTTGGATGTTTTTGACGTCTTGCATGATTCAGAATTGTTTCCAGAAGAAAAAGTGAATATATGTTTAGAACTGTTGATCAGTGACTTTGAAGAGAACTTTCAAGGTACGACTGAGCAACAGTTTTTATTATTTGAGCATATTTTAGAAAAGTATATCTCCGTAGGCGATGCTGAAACCATTGAGACTGATATTTTAGGAAACCCAATGCCAAATGCTGTTAAGGAGACGAAACTAATCAGTTTGATTCATGATGCTAAATACATTTATGCCTCTTTCCGACAAATTGGGATAAATCTATTTGAAGAACAAGGGAAAATGATGTGGGAAGAATTTCAAGCTTTGTTAGAAAGTTTACCTGACGATACTATACTCGCTAAAATCATTCAAATCAGGACATGGGAACCTAGCAAAGGTGATTCATCCAAAGAAAGAGAACGAATGAAAAAGCTACAACAAAAGTATGCACTACCTAAAGAGGTAGGTGAAACTGATGGCTGATGGAAGAGTTGAAATTGCAGTCGAAGTTGATGGTAAAGGTGTAACTGTCCTTAATAAAAACCTAAATCAACTTGAAAAAAATAGTAATCGTGCAGGTGTATCTATCAAAGACTTAGTCACTTCAGTAGGACTTGTCAAGGTAGCTTCTGCGGCATTTAATGTATTGAATAATTCGTTAGATGCGGCAATCAGCCGTTTTGATACGATGCAAAAATTCCCTAAAGTTATGAAAGCTTTAGGATTTAGTGCTGAAGATTCTCAACGATCAATCAACAAATTATCAGACGGTATCGATGGATTACCAACGAAACTAGATGATGTTGTAGCAAGTACACAACAAATGACAGCTATCACTGGTGATCTAGATAAATCAACAGATACAGTCTTAGCTTTAAACAATGCTTTCCTCGCATCAGGTGCATCTACAGAAGACGCGACTCGTGGAATGCAACAATATAATCAGATGATTTCAACTGGTACAGTCGATTTAGAAAGTTGGAGAACTTTACAGGAAACAATGCCACTTGCTTTACAGAAAACAGCTGAAGCAATGGGCTTTGTAGGGAAATCAGCCCAACAAGATTTATATAAAGCCCTAAAAGAAGGTACTGTTACCTT from Enterococcus mundtii includes the following:
- a CDS encoding phage scaffolding protein, which codes for MKREQLKELGLTDEQVNSVMGLHGQTVNDLNKNLSIAEQERDQFKEQLNSNQTELDALKESAKGNEDLTQQLAELQNKFDAVKSDSETKLAEQQKDFAIKLALKEANALDENIVLNLLDRETIKVTDDGLQGFEEQLKSLQENKGFLFQQTNPNDKSTPTIVTGGNPTGSGQITNEEKMAQALGLKTNE
- a CDS encoding putative minor capsid protein translates to MLMPKPPIDFLIDSFIYKEYLGEGDWNKPIYEEGKEISFCRIDRGSQYSFSSNGKQLLYNAVIFCYKGLTDPLPKFKEQSIVVYDGQEHVITKIDIVTEAYSSDVYSYELEVV
- a CDS encoding minor capsid protein; the encoded protein is MGISVDLTGVRAKVSAQAMKRGKYAVANQAMSDMNPFVPKKDNTLRQSAHINNSGSAILYETKYAKRQFYLNGKKYTTPGTGPRWDLKAKSLYMPSWEKAYLKGAGIK
- a CDS encoding minor capsid protein; protein product: MDFIDRIKDKINSIPDIPIKIKKGYLSAVESLVIYPLPGGQVLTEYYNGVKDEQLNYEIAMKSQDGSKIEQTLWLISDSLERISEITSSDGSFEFNDLTITSKPFINDADEQGWFVFLLDFQTKLTTFEGENK
- a CDS encoding phage tail tube protein; protein product: MRRKNALQAYFIQLITTTNADAPTEDGWLELAKWISNVDDNSNEESETTGYYDGNGEGETDVTSHQLGYSFTGLYDEENEAMAAIENMIGKSGDARKVWFKVVNASGTKQRIGKATVTEPVAQVGDATAYGDFSCGIAFDSTPEAEEVPSTSTPS
- a CDS encoding fibronectin type III domain-containing protein, with translation MRKCHQLLHPHKPQNVTGGFNEDGSITLNWDSVNEAQAYVVHYGGANQSDPNDATFMGYSEKNTWTLAVVDIPTLNDGEKIYFYVQAFNEKGVGKDDIEKAAYLNENSLGSAWSDAVVLVQTP
- a CDS encoding immunoglobulin-like domain-containing protein, yielding MLLFLYKLPKAPQNLTAVYDAEKMTVTVTADCPDGATSGRAYKDSRDFGTAYIVEGKVTKTFAEISEGDTHVYGLSVFFDDLESEIAEIEFTAIVETKILTVDEYIPGTSTYVTGTYQGTLAEKIGLYVDETHVYSVPLIKSEYPKFKYYKNNLTVTEKVQVYLADENDNELVRADVPIVEK
- a CDS encoding Gp15 family bacteriophage protein, with the protein product MRLNDPLVTEIKFDGNEYPINLAFDNVLDVFDVLHDSELFPEEKVNICLELLISDFEENFQGTTEQQFLLFEHILEKYISVGDAETIETDILGNPMPNAVKETKLISLIHDAKYIYASFRQIGINLFEEQGKMMWEEFQALLESLPDDTILAKIIQIRTWEPSKGDSSKERERMKKLQQKYALPKEVGETDG